GCCTTGCAGGGGGCCGGAACAACGGCACGTTATCCCGGGTAACGACGTCAGGGAAGGGGTGAGTGTGTGAAACTGAGTTCGTGCGCGAAGACGGAAAAATCAAGGTATTCCTCCTGGACGACCACGAAGTGGTACGTCGCGGGGTCCATGAGCTCCTTTCGGTCGAAGAGGACATCGAGATCGTCGGCGAGGCAGGCACCGCCGCGGACGCCTTGGTCCGGATCCCCGCCACCCGGCCCGACGTGGCCGTCCTCGACGTGCGCCTGCCGGACGGCAGCGGGGTGGAGGTCTGCCGCGAGGTCCGGTCGCACGACGAGGACATCAAGTGCCTGATGCTGACCTCGTTCGCCGACGACGAGGCACTGTTCGACGCGATCATGGCCGGGGCCTCGGGCTACGTGCTCAAGGCGATCCGCGGAAACGAGCTGCTGAGCGCCGTACGGGACGTCGCGGCCGGCAGGTCGCTGCTGGACCCGGTCGCCACCGCGCGCGTGCTGGAGCGGCTGCGCGACGGCAAGAACGGCAAGGGCGACGACCGCCTGGCCCATCTCACCGAGCAGGAGCGGAAGATCCTCGACCTGATCGGCGAGGGCCTGACCAACCGCGTCATCGGCGAGCGCCTGCACCTGGCCGAGAAGACCATCAAGAACTACGTCTCCAGCCTGCTGTCCAAGCTGGGCATGGAGCGCCGCTCCCAGGCCGCCGCGTACGTGGCCCGGCTGCAGGCCGAGAACCGGGCCTGACCCCGGTTCCGTCCGCTCGGGACCAAGGTCCCTGATCGTCGGGGCGGCTTCCTCTTTTCCGGCGGAGCATCCGTACCGGACAGTGGACGCATGTCACCGGAGGAACTCCACGCCATCGAACTGCTGCGCCGGGTGCCGTACGGCAGGATGGCCACCAGCATGCGCGCGCTCCCCTTCCTCGCCCTCGCCCGCCACGTCGTGGTGGACGGCAAGGTCGTCC
The Streptomyces sp. NBC_01296 DNA segment above includes these coding regions:
- a CDS encoding response regulator, which translates into the protein MREDGKIKVFLLDDHEVVRRGVHELLSVEEDIEIVGEAGTAADALVRIPATRPDVAVLDVRLPDGSGVEVCREVRSHDEDIKCLMLTSFADDEALFDAIMAGASGYVLKAIRGNELLSAVRDVAAGRSLLDPVATARVLERLRDGKNGKGDDRLAHLTEQERKILDLIGEGLTNRVIGERLHLAEKTIKNYVSSLLSKLGMERRSQAAAYVARLQAENRA